One region of Camelina sativa cultivar DH55 chromosome 6, Cs, whole genome shotgun sequence genomic DNA includes:
- the LOC104789972 gene encoding protein NRT1/ PTR FAMILY 8.4-like isoform X2, translated as MGSIDEEVSLLEVEESLIQEELKLYAEDGSIDIYGNPPLKQKTGNWKACPFIFANECCERLAYYGIAKNLITYFTNELHETNVAAARHVMTWQGTCYITPLIGALIADAYWGRYWTIACFSAIYFTGMVALTLSASVPGLKPAECIGSLCPPATTVQSTVLFSGLYLIALGTGGIKPCVSSFGADQFDKTDPSERVRKASFFNWFYFTINVGAFVSSTVLVWVQENCGWELGFLIPTVFMGLATISFFVGTPLYRFQKPKGSPITRVCQVLVAAYRNLNLKFSEDQCAGFLTKPQLYQKEKPNPIHGSSIYTLFVQQGRSMKRTIGSFEIPPATLGMFDTASVLISVPIYDRIIVPFVRRFTGLAKGFTELQRMGIGLFVSVLSLTFAATVETVRLQLARDLDLVESGDTVPLTIFWQIPQYFLMGTAGVFFFVGRIEFFYEQSPDSMRSLCSAWALLTTTLGNYLSSMIITVVAYLSGKDCWIPSDNINNGHLDYFFWLLVCLGFVNLPVFVFFSVKYTHKKV; from the exons atgGGTTCCATTGATGAAGAAGTGTCATTGCTAGAAGTTGAAGAATCTCTCATACAG gAAGAATTGAAACTGTATGCTGAAGATGGTTCAATAGATATTTATGGAAACCCACCATTGAAGCAGAAAACAGGAAACTGGAAAGCTTGTCCATTcatttttg CAAATGAATGCTGCGAACGGTTGGCTTATTATGGTATTGCCAAGAATCTAATCACTTACTTCACAAATGAGTTGCATGAGACCAATGTTGCTGCGGCTAGACACGTCATGACATGGCAAGGGACATGTTATATCACTCCTCTTATTGGAGCTTTAATAGCTGATGCTTATTGGGGAAGATATTGGACTATTGCTTGTTTCTCTGCCATTTATTTCACC GGAATGGTTGCGTTGACTCTCTCAGCTTCAGTTCCCGGACTTAAGCCAGCTGAATGTATCGGTTCTCTTTGCCCACCAGCAACAACGGTTCAGTCCACGGTTTTATTTTCAGGGCTTTACCTTATTGCTCTTGGGACAGGAGGAATTAAACCATGTGTCTCATCCTTTGGTGCTGATCAGTTTGACAAGACTGATCCAAGCGAACGAGTCAGAAAAGCTTCGTTCTTTAACTGGTTTTACTTCACCATCAACGTTGGTGCCTTTGTTTCATCTACTGTTCTAGTTTGGGTCCAAGAGAATTGTGGATGGGAATTAGGATTCTTGATACCAACCGTGTTCATGGGACTTGCTACCATAAGTTTCTTCGTTGGCACGCCACTTTATAGATTTCAGAAACCTAAAGGTAGCCCGATTACTAGAGTCTGCCAAGTTCTTGTTGCTGCATACCGTAACTTGAATCTCAAGTTCTCTGAAG ATCAATGTGCAGGTTTCTTGACAAAGCCGCAATTATATCAGAAGGAGAAGCCAAATCCGATCCATGGAAGCTCT ATTTACACTCTCTTTGTTCAACAAGGACGGTCCATGAAACGAACCATCGGCTCATTTGAGATCCCTCCAGCTACTCTCGGGATGTTTGACACTGCGAGTGTTCTCATATCTGTCCCAATCTATGACCGCATCATTGTTCCCTTTGTGAGACGGTTCACAGGCTTAGCAAAGGGATTCACAGAGCTACAACGAATGGGGATAGGACTTTTTGTCTCTGTCTTGAGCTTGACATTTGCAGCTACCGTTGAGACGGTTCGGTTACAGTTAGCCCGAGATCTTGATCTAGTGGAGAGTGGAGACACTGTTCCGTTAACCATCTTTTGGCAAATCCCTCAGTACTTCCTTATGGGCACTGctggagttttcttctttgttggaCGAATCGAGTTTTTCTATGAGCAGTCTCCAGATTCAATGAGAAGCTTGTGTAGTGCTTGGGCTCTTCTCACTACCACACTAGGAAACTACTTGAGCTCGATGATCATTACGGTTGTGGCGTATTTGAGCGGCAAAGATTGTTGGATCCCTTCAGACAACATTAACAATGGCCATCTTGACTACTTCTTCTGGCTTTTGGTTTGTCTTGGATTTGTTAACTTGCcggtttttgtcttcttctctgtgAAATACACTCACAAAAAGGtttga
- the LOC104789972 gene encoding protein NRT1/ PTR FAMILY 8.4-like isoform X1, whose product MGSIDEEVSLLEVEESLIQEELKLYAEDGSIDIYGNPPLKQKTGNWKACPFIFANECCERLAYYGIAKNLITYFTNELHETNVAAARHVMTWQGTCYITPLIGALIADAYWGRYWTIACFSAIYFTGMVALTLSASVPGLKPAECIGSLCPPATTVQSTVLFSGLYLIALGTGGIKPCVSSFGADQFDKTDPSERVRKASFFNWFYFTINVGAFVSSTVLVWVQENCGWELGFLIPTVFMGLATISFFVGTPLYRFQKPKGSPITRVCQVLVAAYRNLNLKFSEEYHTHLFETRDMNSSNIGDCKIEHTDGFLTKPQLYQKEKPNPIHGSSVP is encoded by the exons atgGGTTCCATTGATGAAGAAGTGTCATTGCTAGAAGTTGAAGAATCTCTCATACAG gAAGAATTGAAACTGTATGCTGAAGATGGTTCAATAGATATTTATGGAAACCCACCATTGAAGCAGAAAACAGGAAACTGGAAAGCTTGTCCATTcatttttg CAAATGAATGCTGCGAACGGTTGGCTTATTATGGTATTGCCAAGAATCTAATCACTTACTTCACAAATGAGTTGCATGAGACCAATGTTGCTGCGGCTAGACACGTCATGACATGGCAAGGGACATGTTATATCACTCCTCTTATTGGAGCTTTAATAGCTGATGCTTATTGGGGAAGATATTGGACTATTGCTTGTTTCTCTGCCATTTATTTCACC GGAATGGTTGCGTTGACTCTCTCAGCTTCAGTTCCCGGACTTAAGCCAGCTGAATGTATCGGTTCTCTTTGCCCACCAGCAACAACGGTTCAGTCCACGGTTTTATTTTCAGGGCTTTACCTTATTGCTCTTGGGACAGGAGGAATTAAACCATGTGTCTCATCCTTTGGTGCTGATCAGTTTGACAAGACTGATCCAAGCGAACGAGTCAGAAAAGCTTCGTTCTTTAACTGGTTTTACTTCACCATCAACGTTGGTGCCTTTGTTTCATCTACTGTTCTAGTTTGGGTCCAAGAGAATTGTGGATGGGAATTAGGATTCTTGATACCAACCGTGTTCATGGGACTTGCTACCATAAGTTTCTTCGTTGGCACGCCACTTTATAGATTTCAGAAACCTAAAGGTAGCCCGATTACTAGAGTCTGCCAAGTTCTTGTTGCTGCATACCGTAACTTGAATCTCAAGTTCTCTGAAGAGTACCACACACATTTATTTGAAACAAGGGATATGAACTCTTCAAATATTGGTGACTGCAAGATTGAGCACACGGACG GTTTCTTGACAAAGCCGCAATTATATCAGAAGGAGAAGCCAAATCCGATCCATGGAAGCTCTGTACCGTGA
- the LOC104789974 gene encoding protein NRT1/ PTR FAMILY 8.3: MGSIEEEQRPLIEEGLVLQEAKLYAEDGSVDFNGNPPLKEKTGNWKACPFILGNECCERLAYYGIAGNLITYLTTKLHQGNVSAATNVTTWQGTCYLTPLIGAILADAYWGRYWTIACFSGIYFIGMSALTLSASVPALKPAECIGDFCPSATPAQYAMFFGGLYLIALGTGGIKPCVSSFGADQFDDTDSRERVRKASFFNWFYFSINIGALVSSSLLVWIQENRGWGLGFGIPTVFMGLAIASFFFGTPLYRFQKPGGSPITRISQVVVASFRKSSVKVPEDPTLLYETQDKNSAIAGSRKIEHTNDSKYLDKAAVISEEELKSGDFSNSWRLCTVTQVEELKILIRMFPIWASGIIFSAVYAQMSTMFVQQGRAMNCKIGSFQLPPAALGTFDTASVIIWVPLYDRFIVPFARRFTGVDKGFTEIQRMGIGLFVSVLCMAAAAVVEIIRLHMANDLGLVESGAPVPISVLWQIPQYFILGAGEVFYFIGQLEFFYDQSPDAMRSLCSALALLTNALGNYLSSLILTLVTYFTTMNGQQGWISDNLNSGHLDYFFWLLAGLSLVNMAVYYFSAARYKQKKAS, translated from the exons ATGGGTTCCATCGAAGAAGAGCAAAGACCTCTCATCGAAGAAGGTTTAGTTTTACAG GAAGCGAAATTGTATGCTGAAGATGGTTCAGTAGACTTTAATGGGAACCCACCATTAAAGGAGAAGACAGGGAACTGGAAAGCTTGTCCTTTCATTCTTGGTAATGAATGTTGTGAGAGGCTAGCTTACTATGGTATTGCTGGGAATCTTATCACTTACCTCACTACTAAGCTACATCAAGGAAACGTTTCCGCTGCTACAAACGTTACTACATGGCAAGGGACTTGTTATCTCACTCCTCTCATTGGAGCTATCTTAGCCGATGCTTACTGGGGAAGATACTGGACCATCGCTTGTTTCTCCGGGATTTATTTCATc GGGATGTCGGCGCTTACTCTTTCAGCTTCAGTTCCAGCATTGAAGCCAGCGGAATGCATTGGTGATTTTTGTCCATCAGCAACGCCAGCTCagtatgcaatgttttttggCGGGCTTTACCTGATCGCCCTTGGCACTGGAGGTATCAAACCGTGTGTCTCATCCTTTGGTGCAGATCAGTTTGATGACACGGACTCGCGTGAACGTGTTAGAAAAGCTTCATTCTTCAACTGGTTTTACTTTTCCATCAATATTGGAGCACTTGTGTCATCTAGTCTTTTAGTTTGGATTCAAGAGAATCGCGGGTGGGGTTTAGGTTTTGGGATACCAACCGTGTTCATGGGACTCGCCATTGCAAGTTTCTTCTTTGGCACACCGCTTTATAGGTTTCAGAAGCCTGGAGGAAGTCCTATAACTCGGATTTCACAAGTCGTGGTTGCTTCATTCCGGAAATCGTCTGTCAAAGTCCCTGAAGACCCCACGCTTCTGTATGAAACACAAGACAAGAACTCTGCTATTGCTGGAAGTAGAAAGATCGAACATACCAATGATAGCAA GTATCTTGACAAAGCTGCTGTTATCTCAGAAGAAGAGTTAAAGTCTGGAGATTTTTCCAACTCGTGGAGACTATGCACTGTAACCCAAGTTGAAGAACTTAAGATTCTGATTCGAATGTTCCCAATCTGGGCATCCGGGATCATTTTCTCAGCTGTATACGCACAAATGTCAACAATGTTTGTTCAACAAGGCCGTGCCATGAACTGCAAAATTGGATCTTTCCAGCTTCCTCCAGCAGCACTCGGGACATTTGACACCGCTAGTGTTATCATCTGGGTCCCGCTCTACGACCGGTTCATCGTTCCTTTTGCAAGACGGTTCACAGGAGTAGACAAAGGGTTCACCGAGATACAACGAATGGGAATCGGTCTATTTGTCTCTGTTCTCTGTATGGCAGCTGCAGCCGTTGTCGAAATCATCCGTCTCCATATGGCCAACGACCTCGGACTAGTCGAGTCTGGAGCTCCTGTTCCGATATCCGTCTTATGGCAGATACCGCAGTACTTCATTCTCGGTGCAGGTGAAGTGTTCTACTTCATCGGTCAGCTAGAATTCTTCTACGACCAATCTCCTGACGCAATGAGAAGCTTGTGCAGTGCCTTGGCTCTATTGACCAATGCTCTTGGGAACTACTTGAGCTCGTTGATCCTCACACTCGTGACTTATTTCACAACAATGAATGGCCAACAAGGTTGGATTTCAGATAATCTCAATTCGGGTCATCTTGATTACTTCTTCTGGCTTTTGGCTGGTCTTAGCCTTGTGAACATGGCGGTTTACTACTTCTCTGCTGCTAGGTATAAGCAGAAGAAAGCTTCGTAG
- the LOC104789975 gene encoding NADH dehydrogenase [ubiquinone] 1 beta subcomplex subunit 7, protein MEVPGSSKKMIATQEEMSAAKIPLGSRDQCAHLLIPLNKCRQAEFFLPWKCEDERHVYEKCEYELVMERMLAMKKIREEEALAKKNKVQGSGVPLIPKTANA, encoded by the coding sequence atggaggttCCAGGTTCATCGAAGAAGATGATCGCAACGCAGGAAGAGATGTCTGCAGCTAAAATACCGCTGGGTTCAAGAGATCAGTGCGCTCATCTGTTGATTCCTCTCAACAAGTGTCGTCAGGCTGAGTTCTTCCTCCCGTGGAAATGCGAAGACGAGCGTCACGTTTACGAGAAGTGCGAGTACGAGCTTGTCATGGAGAGGATGCTCGCGATGAAGAAGATCCGTGAGGAAGAAGCTTTGGCTAAAAAGAATAAAGTACAAGGGAGCGGTGTTCCTCTTATCCCTAAAACTGCTAATGCTTAG
- the LOC104789976 gene encoding putative Myb family transcription factor At1g14600 isoform X3 → MMDVKGLTISHVKSHLQMYRGSRLTLGKPEEESSSSSSIRRRRRQESEEDHLSLHSRNDCLLGFHSFPLSSHSPSLLLSRGGGGGGGRTEQKQTTSDSGYHDVDDHDFLPIFNLNNKTVDTTTFPSHHLLHKETEEWREQEQEQEEGGEEEDLSLSLSLNHHHHWQSSGSTVSETSEAAVSTCSAPFVSKDCFGSSKIDLNLNLSISLLGS, encoded by the exons ATGATGGATGTGAAGGGACTCACCATTTCACATGTCAAAAGCCAtcttcag ATGTATAGAGGATCTAGACTCACTTTGGGGAAACCag aagaagaaagctcatcatcatcttcaataagaagaagaagaagacaagagagtgaagaagatcaCTTGTCTTTACACTCAAGGAATGATTGTCTTTTGGGTTTTCactcttttcctctttcttcacattctccttctcttcttcttag cagaggaggaggaggaggaggaggaagaacagAGCAGAAGCAGACGACTTCGGACTCTGGTTATCATGATGTTGATGATCATGACTTTCTTCCCATCTTCAACTTGAACAACAAGACGGTAGATACGACGACGTTTCCATCACATCACCTCCTCCACAAG GAAACAGAGGAGTGGCGGGAACAAGAGCAAGAACaggaagaaggaggagaagaagaagatttgtcgTTGTCTCTGTcgttgaatcatcatcatcactggcAAAGCAGCGGATCAACGGTGAGCGAAACGAGTGAAGCAGCAGTCTCAACTTGTTCTGCACCATTCGTCTCCAAAGATTGCTTCGGTTCTTCAAAGATTGATCTTAATCTTAATCTCTCGATTTCTCTCCTCGGTAGCTAA
- the LOC104789976 gene encoding putative Myb family transcription factor At1g14600 isoform X2, translating into MMDVKGLTISHVKSHLQMYRGSRLTLGKPEESSSSSSIRRRRRQESEEDHLSLHSRNDCLLGFHSFPLSSHSPSLLLSSRGGGGGGGRTEQKQTTSDSGYHDVDDHDFLPIFNLNNKTVDTTTFPSHHLLHKETEEWREQEQEQEEGGEEEDLSLSLSLNHHHHWQSSGSTVSETSEAAVSTCSAPFVSKDCFGSSKIDLNLNLSISLLGS; encoded by the exons ATGATGGATGTGAAGGGACTCACCATTTCACATGTCAAAAGCCAtcttcag ATGTATAGAGGATCTAGACTCACTTTGGGGAAACCag aagaaagctcatcatcatcttcaataagaagaagaagaagacaagagagtgaagaagatcaCTTGTCTTTACACTCAAGGAATGATTGTCTTTTGGGTTTTCactcttttcctctttcttcacattctccttctcttcttcttag cagcagaggaggaggaggaggaggaggaagaacagAGCAGAAGCAGACGACTTCGGACTCTGGTTATCATGATGTTGATGATCATGACTTTCTTCCCATCTTCAACTTGAACAACAAGACGGTAGATACGACGACGTTTCCATCACATCACCTCCTCCACAAG GAAACAGAGGAGTGGCGGGAACAAGAGCAAGAACaggaagaaggaggagaagaagaagatttgtcgTTGTCTCTGTcgttgaatcatcatcatcactggcAAAGCAGCGGATCAACGGTGAGCGAAACGAGTGAAGCAGCAGTCTCAACTTGTTCTGCACCATTCGTCTCCAAAGATTGCTTCGGTTCTTCAAAGATTGATCTTAATCTTAATCTCTCGATTTCTCTCCTCGGTAGCTAA
- the LOC104789976 gene encoding putative Myb family transcription factor At1g14600 isoform X1, with the protein MMDVKGLTISHVKSHLQMYRGSRLTLGKPEEESSSSSSIRRRRRQESEEDHLSLHSRNDCLLGFHSFPLSSHSPSLLLSSRGGGGGGGRTEQKQTTSDSGYHDVDDHDFLPIFNLNNKTVDTTTFPSHHLLHKETEEWREQEQEQEEGGEEEDLSLSLSLNHHHHWQSSGSTVSETSEAAVSTCSAPFVSKDCFGSSKIDLNLNLSISLLGS; encoded by the exons ATGATGGATGTGAAGGGACTCACCATTTCACATGTCAAAAGCCAtcttcag ATGTATAGAGGATCTAGACTCACTTTGGGGAAACCag aagaagaaagctcatcatcatcttcaataagaagaagaagaagacaagagagtgaagaagatcaCTTGTCTTTACACTCAAGGAATGATTGTCTTTTGGGTTTTCactcttttcctctttcttcacattctccttctcttcttcttag cagcagaggaggaggaggaggaggaggaagaacagAGCAGAAGCAGACGACTTCGGACTCTGGTTATCATGATGTTGATGATCATGACTTTCTTCCCATCTTCAACTTGAACAACAAGACGGTAGATACGACGACGTTTCCATCACATCACCTCCTCCACAAG GAAACAGAGGAGTGGCGGGAACAAGAGCAAGAACaggaagaaggaggagaagaagaagatttgtcgTTGTCTCTGTcgttgaatcatcatcatcactggcAAAGCAGCGGATCAACGGTGAGCGAAACGAGTGAAGCAGCAGTCTCAACTTGTTCTGCACCATTCGTCTCCAAAGATTGCTTCGGTTCTTCAAAGATTGATCTTAATCTTAATCTCTCGATTTCTCTCCTCGGTAGCTAA
- the LOC104789977 gene encoding uncharacterized protein At4g15970-like, translating into MMNLSNRFGSKSKTERLNDSSFSNGDVENRSSSAASVVMPPCSSANVLRAVLLLAVVFFCFFLYRTSVSLNTVAHGSSSSMLSRSSPSFNDSSSSASPPEEVKEPKLEDVLRRAATKDRTVILTTLNEAWAAPGSVIDLFFESFRIGKGTRKLLKHLVIIALDAKAYSRCKEFHKHCFRLETEGVDFSGGEAYFMTRSYLKMMWRRIDFLRTVLEMGYNFVFTDADVMWFRNPFPRFYKDADFQIACDHYIGKANDLRNRPNGGFNFVRSSNRTIRFYKYWYDSRIKYPKYHDQDVLNFIKADSFIWKIRLRIRFLNTAYFGGFCEPSKDLNLVCTMHANCCFGLESKLHDLRIMLQDWRDYMSLPLHLNQSSGFTWNVPQNCSIDSLRLIESKDEEESRSPKESKQ; encoded by the exons ATGATGAATCTATCGAACCGTTTCGGCTCCAAGTCCAAGACGGAGAGACTCAAcgattcttctttctccaacGGCGACGTTGAGAATCGTTCTTCCTCCGCAGCTTCCGTCGTAATGCCACCGTGCTCCTCCGCCAATGTACTCCGAGCCGTTCTGTTACTAGCCGTcgtcttcttttgcttcttcctctACAGAACCTCTGTTTCACTCAACACCGTCGCCCATGGCTCTTCCTCTTCGATGCTCTCTCGCAGTTCTCCCTCATTCAATGATTCCTCTTCTTCGGCTTCGCCTCCG GAGGAAGTTAAAGAACCTAAGCTAGAAGATGTACTGCGTAGAGCTGCAACGAAAGATCGTACTGTGATTTTAACAACTTTGAATGAAGCTTGGGCAGCTCCAGGATCTGTGATAGATCTCTTCTTTGAGAGTTTTAGAATCGGTAAAGGAACAAGGAAGCTTTTGAAACACTTGGTGATCATTGCTTTGGATGCTAAAGCGTATTCACGTTGCAAAGAGTTCCATAAGCATTGTTTCAGACTTGAAACCGAAGGTGTTGATTTCTCTGGCGGTGAGGCTTACTTCATGACTCGTTCTTACTTGAAAATGATGTGGAGAAGAATCGATTTCCTTCGTACTGTTCTTGAGATGGGTTACAACTTTGTTTTCACG GATGCTGATGTGATGTGGTTCAGGAACCCTTTTCCACGGTTTTACAAAGATGCTGATTTCCAGATTGCTTGTGACCATTACATAGGAAAGGCGAACGATCTAAGGAATAGACCAAATGGAGGATTTAACTTTGTGAGATCAAGTAACCGAACGATACGATTCTACAAGTACTGGTATGATTCAAGGATCAAGTACCCTAAATACCACGACCAGGATGTTCTGAACTTCATCAAGGCAGATTCTTTCATCTGGAAAATTAGGCTTAGGATTAGGTTCTTGAACACAGCTTATTTCGGTGGATTCTGTGAACCAAGCAAAGATTTGAATCTTGTTTGTACAATGCATGCGAATTGCTGCTTTGGCTTGGAGAGTAAGCTTCATGATCTTAGAATCATGCTTCAGGACTGGAGAGATTACATGTCTTTACCACTTCATCTTAACCAATCCTCTGGTTTCACCTGGAACGTCCCACAGAATTGCAG TATTGATTCACTTCGGTTGATTGAATCtaaggatgaagaagagagcaGATCACCAAAAGAATCTAAACAGTGA